GAGTCTCTTCTCTGGATAACGCGAGAAGTTGAAATAAAGGCAACCGGGCTAATCAGTAACCTGGTAGAATTTCACAGTGAGTTCCACTCCGTTAGTTCAACGGTTCCTGgcgagaaagaaaaaaaacaaaacccaacccaGGTTGGACAGGGCTTCCTGTCCCTTTAAAAATGGCGGCTCCGCCCCGGCCTGCGCTACTACTGGTTGCACGAGGACAAGGGgaggggcgcgggggcggggccgaggcACGGACGCCGCGAAGCCCCGCCTCCTACGGCAAGCCGGAGGTAGCAAGATGGCCGCCGCTGAggaggcttgtggtgctggggccGACGCGGACCGGGAATTGGAAGAGCTTCTGGAAAGTAAGAACTCGTAAAAGGGAAGGCCCGCCGGTGGGCGGTTGTAGGGGCTCATTCCGGGGCAAACTGCGCCCGAGATATTGGGGGCGGAGCGGGAGAGGCTTTCCAAAGGTTGGCCGGGGGCAGAGGGTCTGCCTGTGACTCCGAAGAAAATCTCTGGgtcaccctctccttcctccgcGGCGGGAGCTCGGGAGCCCACGTTGGGCCCCAGAGCGTCTCAGACCGTTGATCTCCCTGCCGGAGGGGAAGCAGTAGCCCGCCGGACGGTGTTTCACGATCCGGCACCGAACTCCCCTAGGTTTCGGTGAGCAAGTTCTTGTTAACCTAACTTCCTTCCCGCCAGCGGCAGTTTTCGGTCTTTGGTGGGCTGCGAACCCGACGCTCACCGACTGCTCGCGTTAAGGGTCGACCAGCCCTTGGCGCGGCCTTCTGTGCGCTGCcctctccccccttttttcctctcGCCAAGCCTTTCACCTTTCCCTCCCCGGGCCCCATTCCAGTACTTTCGCCGTGCCAGACAGCTCAAGCCGACTCCCTTCCATTACTCTGAAAAACTGAGGGGGAGAGGGCTTTAGGGGGAGACAGCTCACCCTCCTGAAAGAGGCTGGATGTTCGTTTCTTCCCCGCCCTCCGCTCTTCTGTTGGTTTCTTGCCCACAGTGGGGCCAGTGTCCTCCCGCTAAGCCCAGCAAGCGGGTTGGTGGTGAGGACTCAGGTTTTTAGAGCAGAGGTGAATATGTTTTGTCTCTTGCCCAGTCACAGAGATGTGGGCAGGCAGAAGGATGAACAGAAACGGTGAGGAGTGCCAAGTGACTCTGTGGATTGGCACATAGTTATCTGCGGAGATGAGGCCAGAGGAAGCTCTAGGAACTTTGCCTAGGGAGGGCTGAACCCGGCGTTAGGAGAAGAGAGTTCAATGTCCCCCAGGGACTGTCGCGTGCTATCCCTCAGTTTGTGCGAGTACCAGGACCCACGGGAAGCGGGGTGGAACGTCTTGTGGCTTTTGCTTTCTTGCCAAAAATTACGCCCTCGAGGGCTCCAGAGTGAGTTCAGGAGTTTAAGGACACCTGTGTTCTCTGCTCTCGTTGGATATTTGTGTGGGATTTCTGGGGAATCGGTAGAATGTGGCAAGGAAGTCGCTGTGTAGATGGAGATGTCTTTGAAGGGCGTTTAAGTCTCTCTTTCCTGCTATGAGAGAGACGCCTCTTCCACCTTTAgggatttcttcttctttgatcCCAATAAATTGGGTAATGAAGAGGGAAGTGGGCAGCTTATTGAGGGGTGGGCCAGGAGAGGGACACTTAAAAGGGAGATGACGCTTTGAAAGACtgtcctcttaatttttttttttcaacgtttatttatttttgggacagagagagacagagcatgaacgggggaggggcagagagagagggagacacggaatcggaaacaggctccaggctccgagccatcagcccagagcctgacgcggggctcgaactcccggaccgcgagatcgtgacctggctgaagtcggacgcttaaccgactgcgccacccaggcgcccctgaaagactGTCCTCTTAATGCTGTGCCCAGAACTTACCCCGCCCCTCCACCAAGCCTTGAATCCTCATCcgtccccaacacacacactatGTCTCTTGTCTCTGAAGGTGCTCTTGATGATTTCGATAAGGCCAaaccctccccagcaccccctcctACCACCACGGCCCCTGATGCTTCGGGGCCCCAGAAGAGATCACCAGGAGACACTGCCAAAGTATAAATTCCACCCTCttaagggagggtggggggggggtgtgggcaaGCACCTGCAAGCAGAGTTGGGGCAGGCCCCTGTGGGCTGGagtgggttggggggagggggcctggcctGACCCTGAGGATGGAGTGGTGGGATCTTGAGGAAGTGCTTCGAAGAGAAGGCAGATTTAAAAGGTTGGTTTGGGAATGCCACCCTATACCCTTCCCTCAGTGGCCCGGTGCCTTTCTTACTGTCCTCCTGAAAAGAGGTAGTTAGAATGTCCAGTGGAGGCGGGCAGGAGGGCAGCACTGCATTTCCCAGAGCCCCTGCCTGTGGCTCCTGTCGGTGGGGGCCAAGTAAGAGATGcattttgcccccccccccttcgctGCAGGATGCCCTCTTCGCCTCCCAAGAGAAGTTTTTCCAAGAACTGTTCGACAGCGAGCTGGCTTCCCAAGCCACTGCAGAATTCGAGAAGGCCATGAAGGAGTTGGCTGAGGAAGAGCCCCATCTGGTGGAGCAGTTCCAAAAGCTCTCAGAGGCTGCCGGGAGAGTGGGTGAGGAGGCGGCCCTGGGGGGCTGGAGACCCCTGAACAGACCTCCACAGTGTTTGTTGCGCACAGAGAGCACTCTTAGTCAAGCTGACAGCACTCATCATATCACGGCCATCAGGGGGGGCCAGGAGATGGGAGGAGGGACGGGGACACTGCGTCATGCGAGGGGGCGAGGCTGAAAAGTCACAGAAAAGATTACTGAAAACTGACCATTTTAAAGGTCATAGTGTTGTGGGTGTCTTCGTGGAGAACAAAGTGACACCCGGTTCGAGTAGATCTGTGAAAGTGACTATGAAGGTGACCACGGAGGATTCAGAGGTTTGGAGTGCTAGTGACTCACCAGTAAATGCTGCATATCCAAGCTGATAACCAGCACAGTCTGGGGAAGCAGACAGTAAAAGTCCAAAAGACTTGGCCTTTCTCGATCTTTCCTAGGCAGTGATGCAACCTCCCAACAAGAATTTACATCTTGCCTGAAGGAGACACTAAGTGGACTCGCCAAAAATGCCACTGATCTTCaggtgaggggaaggggcaggggccaCGAGAGCCCGTCAGACACATCAGCAAAAAGACAGACTCTCTTGGGTAGCATCTGAAGTCTGTCCCTGCCACACTGTTTTGGTGCTGGCAAGTTTAAATAGTTCTTTCCCACTTGAAAGGGTGCTAAGCATCCCAAGAAGGCACTGTCTTCAACTTACGATGGGGTTACATCCTGGCCAATCCATCATAAGTTGGAAATACCACAAGTtgcaaatgcatttaatacacctaccCTACCAAACATCACAGCTTAGCCGCACCTACCTTGAGTGTGTTTAGAACACTTACGTTAGCCTGTGGGTCTGCAAAATCACCCAACACCAAGCCTATTTCCTAGTAAAGTGTTGAGTATCCCGTGTAATTTAGTGAATGCTGTACTGAAAGTAGAAAACAGAATGGCTACGTGGGGACAGAGTGGTTGTCAATGTCATCAGTTGTTGATCCTGGTGATCACGTGACTGCCTGGGAGCCACGGCCACCGTGGCATCTCGAGGGAGTATCATCTGCGTATCGCTAGCCCCGGTCAAGGATCcaaattgaaaatttgaagtaaagtttctactgaatgtaCATCCTCTTCACACCATCCAAAACTGAAAAGCGGTCTTAAGTCAGACCATCTGTATTTGCTCACCTCTCTCCTGTCCTTTCTAGAACTCAGGCATGTCAGAGGAGGAACTGACCAAGGCCATGGAAGGGCTGGGCATGGAAgaaggggatggggaagggaacATCCTCCCCATCATGCAGAGTATCATGCAGAACCTACTGTCCAAGGACGTGTTGTACCCATCACTGAAGGAGATTACAGAAAAGGTTTGTGAACTTCTGTTTCTGCCTTTCCTCCTCATTTTCCACTGTGTCGACGACGCCTGTGGGCTACCTTGTCTGCCTCGAGCCTACAGAGCTGGAGTAACTCGACTGCACAGtctctctgctcttttctcctttgtttatttggaacaggagagtggggaggagctGTGTCTTTGGGAATAAACGTACCACACTGAAGATGCTTAAGGCAGAAGGGGAGGCTCTTCAGCTCTGGTTTTCTGTAAACTGGTTCGAGGCTGTTGTCTGATCAACCCTTTCTTGTATTTCTTACCAGTCGTTTCTCTGACGATGATTTACTGGCTTTATGCTATAAACAATTTAAGATAGTGTAAAAGATGGTCCTTGCTGTCAAAGAGCTTACAGTTTcactaaagaaacaaaatactggAACAGAAGCTTTTCAACGACACGGTGCAACATGCGGTCAAGAGTGAAGTGGACAGTGGAGACCAGGACGCAGCAGACTGGGGTCCGGGTGCACCAAATCCAACTGTCAAGCGAAGAGTGGTTCTTGACATTTATAAAGGTTGTAAAATCAGAACagacaaaggaaagaacatgTGACAGAGAGATCACACATGGCCCATAAAGGCTAAAATGTTTACTGTCTGGCTCTTCACAGAAGAAGTGTGCCGTCCTCTGGTAACCGTAAATGCTGGCACAGCCAGGTGACGTGGTTGGAGTCAGTGCTGCTGACGTCTTTAGTTTTGACTTCCCCTAGGTCCCCTCCCCCTTCGGGTTTTCttgcttttcagattttattgCCCTTCCTATCCACTGTCCATTAATTCTTCTGCACCCGTTCTCCCTTTCCTTAGTATCCAGAATGGTTGCAGAGTCACCGGGGGTCTCTTCCTCCagagcagtttgaaaaatatcaGGAACAACATAGTGTCATGGGCAAGATATGTGAGCAGTTTGAGGCCGAGACCCCCACAGACAGCGAGGCCACTCAGAAGGCTCGTTTTGAGATGGTGCTGGATCTCATGCAGCAGGTGAGGCCTCCTCTTGCCACCTGCCCCCGGGTGCTGCTGGGTGTGTGTTCGGTGGAGCGGGTTTCTGGGAAGAAGGCCACGCTGCCAAACCCAGGTGGCGGAGGGAGCACGAGAGAGGCCACGTAGCCTGGTCcccaggagaaaggagagagacagtggCTCAGATACTTCTTTCGGACTGCCGTTTCGTGGGATTCTGTCCTTCTCAAGTTCCTCTTACTTTCCAGCTACAGGATTTGGGCCATCCTCCAAAAGAGCTGGCTGGGGAGATGGTGAGTATATCTTCTCTTAGATTTGAACCTGAGCCCAAGTTTCTGGAATTCTGTAGTCTCGAATGATTCCACTTGAGGTGATCGCTGTGGCCACTGGGGACGCACCTTCAAAAGCTGTCGCTTGAGGTAAGAGCAGTAATCTCAGTCCCTCCGTCTCTTCTCCAGCCTCCTGGCCTCAACTTTGACCTGGATGCCCTCAATCTGTCAGGCCCACCAGGTGCCAATGGCGAACAGTGTCTGATCATGTGAAACACAACACGCGTTCGGCCCTGATTCCCAGCCATGGGGAACATCTGGAGTCAGCAGAACCACTGGGAGCCGAGGCAGGAGTGTCGTCTGCAAGAGCAGTCTGCCCACTGCCCTCTGTCATCCCAGCTGAGATTGTGCCATACCAGCTGAGGCTTTTACTCTGTCTTTCTGGTAATAGGCCTGTTGTGCGGGCCATTTCTGTGAACCCTATCCGTCGTGGTTTCTGCTGCTAGCAAAGGCCCAGCTACCTACCAGGTGAAGGAAAGCATCCCTTTGGGGGCAtgcccttcttccccctcccaacTAATGTTATGTATGGCCACACTGATGTTCACTTTTACATCCAGGGTCTTTGTGCCTTGTCTCTACTCCCTCTCTCGGActggggagcagagacagagtCCTGGGGCTCCGTATTTCTCTAGTTCTTTTGGGAAGAGCCTTTGGAAATGAATGGGGAGAAATTCAGCCTGGGCTGGGGCTCTCGGTCTGTCACCGTGTCCTCTTGCCTTCAGACAGACCGTTGGGAATTCCGTGGAGGGAAAGGAAGTAGGGGCTTTTGCCTCTGATCACAGTAGGGTTGAAAGAGAAGCCCTGGGATTCTCCTCTCGCCAGGTGCTGAGCCTCCAGGTCCCTGGTGTAGTTTGAGAACTCAAGTCACCAGCTTGGGTCTTTGTATGACGCTGTGTGATCTGGGTGAACCCAGCCCTTGACCTTCCTGtgccccctgcctctcctcctcttctctctttttaaatacctGTTTATCCCAGCCCTTCTCTGCACCCAAGCTGTGACATGGAAGGGCCATCCACTACTCTGATTGGCCTCCTCCCTGGAAAACATACATAATTACAGTGTCAGGTCTAGGAAATGAAAGACCGTTCTTCCCCAGATGTGTTCTGGCTTATTTGAGACCTCTGATTTCTCTGAATCCTGTCCCTTGATTAAGCAGGTGACTTGGGAACGGGAGTGGGGTGCAGCTCGGGTCCTTTCTCTTGACTAATAAATATTCTGATTGAGGAGTGTGGCCTGTTTTTCGTTCAGGTCTTTCTCTGATCTTCCTCGGCTTCTGTAAGCTGCAGCGTGAGGAATGTTTGCAGACCAGTTCATACCATTGCAGTGCTGGTTCTACCACCGCCCCCTTCCCCAGCTGAGGCTGCCCCTCGGTTGGCCAAGGACTCTGGATGTCCATCTTGTCTCGTTGCCTCTGGGTGTTCCAATCTGGGAAGCCCTTCAGTTGGTGTTGTATCCTAAggtttcacatttttattattgttagcaATATATTATTAacgtttttaaaattatttctattatcattgttattttgaGTTGATCTTGCCCTTCTCTTTGGGAACCACTGCATCTATGGACCTTGGCTGTCATGTGTTGGTGGATACTCTGGTCAGACCAGCTGGCTCTCCTGTCTCAGCACTCAGAAGATAATGCACAGGGCAGGTGACACTCAGCCTCTGAGTCACTTTTCGCTCCGAACATGCCACTTTCCAGGGGTTAAGCTTTCTTACCCTTAAGACGATTCCACACATTCTGTGGATGGGGGATTGAGCCTCAAGCTGTTTGGGAAGGTCTGGGTACTGGACCGCATCAGAATATGAAAGCCCCAGTCTGAATCTGACTCCCCTGTTGTGTAGGAGGTGGGAAAAGCAGAGGCAGACTCGTGATGGTAGTCACAGGGCCTGAATGGCCAAAAGTCTCTACCAGCTCCGTCCAAACACCGGACGAGGATagagaggagcagggaaggaCAAAAAGACCCTGTCCCTGAACCATGCACCTGCTGTACTGGCAGTTCTCTTTTACCGATTTTCAGTCCTGCTGTCCTAGTCAGGGCTTACTCCAGGAATCCAGACAGATGCTCTAGTCCAATTTAGTTTTGTTCCCAagccatttgttttcattttgattgaaCATGAACAAACTGACCTCCAGCTCCTCTCTGTCCCAGAAGCGCTGTTGGAGTGGTTCTGGGCTCATGGAAGACAGAGCAGTCCTTCTCAAACTGTCTGCTAAAGAgccagggtttttgttttgtttatttcaccCAGTCCTTCGTACGCTCAGATGTGTTCCCGTTGCCCGTGACAAGTGCAGTTCACACAGCATGCCACCCACCACGCAGGCTTGGCCACACCCAAGCTGACCAGACCCCTTTCAGCAGGCTGAGTCCACTGATCATGCACCTGGACATCACAGCAATGTCAGAACGCTAAGACATTTCTAGACACTCTGAACTTCTAACTCATCATGTTGCAGACGGGTACAAAACTGTTCACAGACCAGTACAAGTCTCTGAACCACCTTGGGTAGCACTGCTCTGGGGCCCTCCTCGGTCTCCACAGCTCCGTCGGCCACACTGGTATGTTTCTGTACTTGTTCTCTCTCACGTGAGGGTTGCCTCCAGTCCACTTTTTCTTTGGCTAGGGTGTGTCGCTGTTAGGACCTCTATATTATTTTTGGagccttttcttttgcttaaaaataaccattaagaAGTTTAGGTTTAAGCTATATGTAGAGTTTTTATGCTGCTCTCAGACTTTAAAGGAGGTACCCCTTTGTTCCAAAATTCTGtatgttagaaaataaatttgtagttGTTTGGATGGTTTCATGAGTTAAGAATCGAATTCATACAGAATTTGTGGTAATGAGGATATTTTCCCGTGACTCTGGAGACCATCCTGGCAGGGGCCCCAGGAGGTGCTTATCATACACTGTCAAGATGGCTGGGGAGCTTGGAAAAAACGATGGTCCCCAGTAAACGAGGTTGAGATGATAGACCTTACGAGAAACGATCAAAAGGCTTAGAGGAAGTGGGCATGTGAGAATGAATGTATATTACACCGGAAAACCCACTAGCTGACCATGTTCCTTAGGAAggtctggggacatttttgtttgttttatgaaagAAAGGCACTAATGAACGAGTCACTGGCATCTTTGGGAAGTTTAGAAGTGGCTGTCTCTGTGGGTGGAGGCTGATGGCAGGGGATGTTTAAGAACTGGTTTCCCTTGTAGCAGTGGGGATGATAGGATCCTCGTGTAGCGGAAGCCAAGTGGCAACACTTAACTCTCAGAGTCAGGGTGGGCGGGTTTCCATAGGGCAGCATGTTCAAAGTGGAGATGGCTAATGGAACGTGGGTGGTCCCAGGGACCAGATAAATGGACAGCCAAGCAAGGTATTGGtttgtatttaattaaaagatCAAGAATGATTGAGCAGAAGAATGAGATCAGTAACTTGAAAAGTCaaaattccggggcgcctgggtggctcagtcggttaagcatccgacttcggctcaggtcatgatctcacggtccgtgagttcgagccccgcgtcgggctctgtgctgatagctcagagcctggggcctgcttccgattctgtgtctccctctctctctgcccctcccccgttc
This genomic interval from Prionailurus viverrinus isolate Anna chromosome F1, UM_Priviv_1.0, whole genome shotgun sequence contains the following:
- the PEX19 gene encoding peroxisomal biogenesis factor 19 — translated: MAAAEEACGAGADADRELEELLESALDDFDKAKPSPAPPPTTTAPDASGPQKRSPGDTAKDALFASQEKFFQELFDSELASQATAEFEKAMKELAEEEPHLVEQFQKLSEAAGRVGSDATSQQEFTSCLKETLSGLAKNATDLQNSGMSEEELTKAMEGLGMEEGDGEGNILPIMQSIMQNLLSKDVLYPSLKEITEKYPEWLQSHRGSLPPEQFEKYQEQHSVMGKICEQFEAETPTDSEATQKARFEMVLDLMQQLQDLGHPPKELAGEMPPGLNFDLDALNLSGPPGANGEQCLIM